A genomic window from Anoplolepis gracilipes chromosome 6, ASM4749672v1, whole genome shotgun sequence includes:
- the LOC140667095 gene encoding uncharacterized protein, whose translation MEDDKRSEASPKPSQPTPFSIADILSRRTSCADSRRCDLEKIQAVVSAPVRRHNRDYERVTENEQLDGNYDHDQVIHYPRLPTPELSMAHELDILRRNLAQANFGNIPHLTQGSFKHHLETLENLTTYQPVKEPMETSHRQQDEALDMSKNKYLDEVEDDTYETQSSGQSLQNRKKRSRAAFSHAQVYELERRFAAQKYLSGPERADLARGLKLTETQVKIWFQNRRYKTKRRQQQELGALVNSGSARRVAVRVLVHPDEHLRGLPLRGSGQLPGQMSNPQIHPANKALGGFPYYCFPYHPLLCPPLHTTHVQVQSPITSDFDPNQISKIKNEK comes from the exons ATGGAGGACGATAAACGCAGCGAAGCGTCGCCGAAACCTTCTCAACCGACTCCCTTCAGCATCGCCGACATTCTAAGCCGGAGAACCTCCTGTGCGGATTCGAGAAGATGCGATTTAGAGAAAATCCAGGCCGTGGTTTCCGCGCCGGTGAGAAGACACAATCGGGATTACGAGCGCGTAACAGAAAATGAGCAGCTTGACGGAAACTACGATCATGATCAGGTGATTCATTATCCGAGATTGCCCACCCCGGAGTTGAGTATGGCGCACGAACTGGATATCCTGAGAAGGAATCTGGCGCAAGCAAATTTCGGCAACATCCCGCACTTAACCCAGGGATCTTTCAAGCACCATCTCGAGACTCTAGAAAATCTGACGACGTATCAGCCTGTTAAGGAACCGATGGAAACTTCTCACAGACAGCAGGATGAAGCATTGGACATgagtaaaaacaaatatttag atgagGTGGAAGATGACACATACGAAACACAAAGTTCGGGACAAAGTTTGCAGAATAGAAAAAAGCGCAGCAGAGCAGCATTCTCGCATGCACAAGTCTATGAGTTAGAGAGAAGATTTGCCgctcaaaaatatttgtcgGGTCCGGAGAGGGCAGATCTGGCACGCGGTTTAAAATTGACGGAAACGCAAGTGAAGATCTGGTTTCAGAATCGacg ATACAAAACTAAGCGGCGCCAACAGCAGGAATTAGGCGCCCTCGTAAATTCTGGAAGCGCCAGGCGTGTGGCTGTACGCGTCCTGGTACATCCGGACGAGCATTTGAGAGGATTGCCTCTTCGTGGTTCCGGACAACTTCCCGGCCAAATGTCGAATCCGCAAATTCACCCCGCGAACAAAGCGCTCGGCGGTTTCCCATATTATTGTTTTCCGTATCATCCGCTACTCTGTCCGCCCCTGCACACCACCCACGTTCAGGTACAAAGCCCGATCACCTCCGATTTTGATCCGAATCAAATCTCGAAAATCAAGAACGAAAAATGA
- the LOC140666844 gene encoding uncharacterized protein, whose translation MLSSSISTPFSVRDILSEEQQLGAMDCYVPHQNQTQQHVHQDYYSYNIVPENNWDMEKFKEQSIPSYQHYSDLNHVHQLSQVVPPYQETSITEDGNIVTSSKTELRKNQSGKRTKRKPRVLFSQTQVYELEQRFKQQRYLSAPEREMLAQTLKLTSTQVKIWFQNRRYKNKRARIEDAEKLQAQNMKNQSLKKIAVPIIIKDGKPNVQESYNGPYWPNIRSDLSVPMQTDFRTNEIRLSPDFRSNSSEMRIDSSISPDYKSEISSEMPGRSSQNNITDRQHVPEYRNNFVTEAPPGVHDCNRLIKTQFKTCANGSETASYSDLKNVQSDNKQLVTDKRMPMDISSGEYGFSNYLAPSNYQMQYVNYMEQIPMDQNLQRLW comes from the exons ATGTTGTCTTCTTCAATATCGACTCCGTTCAGCGTTCGTGATATTCTTAGTGAAGAACAACAACTTGGCGCCATGGATTGCTACGTACCCCATCAAAATCAAACACAACAGCATGTGCATCAAGattattattcgtataataTTGTACCTGAAAACAATTGGgatatggaaaaatttaaagaacaaTCAATACCCAGCTACCAACATTACTCAGATCTTAATCATGTTCACCAGTTGAGTCAGGTGGTACCACCGTATCAAGAAACATCTATTACTGAAGACG GCAATATTGTTACATCCAGCAAAACAGAACTACGCAAAAATCAATCTGGTAAAAGAACGAAACGAAAACCAAGAGTGTTATTTTCACAA ACACAAGTTTATGAACTGGAACAGCGATTTAAGCAGCAAAGGTATCTGAGCGCACCTGAGAGGGAGATGCTAGCTCAAACCTTGAAATTAACCAGCACGCAAGTGAAGATCTGGTTTCAAAATCGACGGTACAAGAACAAACGCGCCCGAATCGAAGACGCCGAAAAACTGCAGGCGCAAAATATGAAGAATCAAtcactgaaaaaaattgctgtGCCAATTATTATCAAGGATGGCAAGCCTAACGTACAGGAATCTTACAACGGCCCTTACTGGCCGAATATCCGATCGGATTTAAGCGTCCCGATGCAAACAGATTTCAGGACGAACGAGATTCGTTTAAGTCCCGACTTTAGGTCCAACTCAAGCGAGATGAGAATTGACTCCAGTATTAGTCCGGACTATAAATCGGAGATCAGTTCAGAAATGCCCGGAAGATCAAGTCAGAATAATATAACGGACAGACAGCACGTTCCAGAATACAGGAACAATTTTGTGACAGAAGCTCCACCAGGTGTGCACGATTGCAATCGATTAATCAAGACGCAATTTAAAACATGCGCGAACGGGAGTGAAACTGCATCATATTCAGATCTAAAAAATGTTCAATCCGATAATAAACAGCTTGTGACTGACAAGCGGATGCCTATGGACATCTCTAGCGGCGAATATGGATTCTCGAATTATCTTGCTCCGTCTAATTACCAAATGCAGTACGTGAATTATATGGAACAAATACCTATGGATCAAAATTTGCAGCGACTATGGTAG